Proteins found in one Bremerella volcania genomic segment:
- a CDS encoding endonuclease/exonuclease/phosphatase family protein, whose protein sequence is MIAGETTESQAARSWKQFLIARLWRYSCLLVVLLAAATLLSGFARIYWIWDLLANLRVQQALVALVLVAICAIYRRWVWLSVPVACFLVHAPWFLPGLERVGGSPDLRQVMKVSVGNVLSSNRNFDLALTEILRDDPDVFVVLEIDSAWAAEIEAATKADYAYQVVHPDDRGNFGMGLYSRYPITHSRIFRLNEGIASIEAVVDVKGASYRVIGTHPLPPTGDRGFRSRNEHLRMLARRVQNPEPEFEGLPTIVLGDFNLTPWSPFFHDFELASGLRRTELSFNVTPTWYVLPLFPLGLSLDHVFISDDLTYWGRSVGGPMGSDHRSVTVTVSRVARGEGDFSD, encoded by the coding sequence GTGATCGCCGGTGAAACGACCGAGTCACAAGCTGCGAGGTCGTGGAAGCAATTCCTTATTGCTCGTCTTTGGCGTTACTCTTGCTTGTTGGTCGTCCTGCTTGCAGCGGCAACTCTTCTATCAGGCTTTGCTCGCATCTATTGGATCTGGGATCTTCTAGCGAACCTACGGGTTCAGCAAGCTCTTGTGGCCTTGGTTTTGGTGGCCATCTGTGCGATCTACCGACGGTGGGTCTGGCTTTCCGTTCCCGTGGCTTGTTTCCTCGTGCATGCGCCATGGTTTTTGCCTGGGTTAGAACGTGTTGGCGGATCGCCCGACCTCCGGCAAGTGATGAAAGTTTCGGTTGGTAACGTGCTCTCGAGCAATCGAAACTTCGACCTGGCACTAACGGAAATCCTGCGTGACGATCCCGACGTCTTCGTCGTGTTAGAAATCGATTCCGCGTGGGCGGCGGAAATTGAAGCGGCCACGAAAGCAGATTACGCGTACCAGGTCGTTCATCCGGACGACCGGGGGAACTTTGGCATGGGGCTGTACTCGCGTTACCCCATCACGCATTCGCGAATCTTTCGCCTGAATGAAGGGATTGCTTCGATCGAAGCCGTCGTGGATGTGAAAGGAGCGTCATATCGAGTCATCGGAACGCATCCATTGCCCCCAACGGGCGACCGCGGCTTTCGCTCGCGCAATGAACACCTGCGAATGTTGGCCAGGAGAGTTCAAAACCCAGAGCCGGAATTCGAGGGGCTGCCGACGATCGTCCTGGGCGATTTCAATTTGACCCCCTGGTCTCCCTTCTTTCATGACTTTGAACTAGCCAGCGGTTTGCGAAGAACCGAGCTTTCATTCAACGTGACCCCCACCTGGTATGTCCTGCCGCTCTTTCCGCTGGGCCTTTCGCTCGATCACGTTTTTATCAGCGATGACTTAACTTACTGGGGGCGAAGCGTCGGCGGTCCGATGGGCTCCGATCACCGCAGCGTGACGGTCACGGTCAGCCGAGTTGCCCGTGGCGAGGGAGACTTCTCGGATTAG
- the carB gene encoding carbamoyl-phosphate synthase large subunit, with protein sequence MPRRDDIKKILIIGSGPIVIGQACEFDYSGTQACKALREEGYEVVLVNSNPATIMTDPDTADSTYIEPLTVDILEKIIAKEKPCALLPTLGGQTGLNLAMDLDKHGILEKYGVEMIGARADVIAKAEEREQFKQAMGKIGLEVCKGATVHTVAEARAVLDEVGLPAVVRPSFTMGGSGSSIAYNREEFDSLVRNGLDQSPVTEVLIEESIIGWKEYEMEVMRDRDDNVVIICSIENFDPMGVHTGDSITVAPAQTLTDKEYQRMRDASLAVIREIGVETGGSNIQFACDPKSDRMIVIEMNPRVSRSSALASKATGFPIAKIAAKLAVGYRLHELPNDITRETLACFEPSIDYVVTKIPRFAFEKFPEADSTLTTQMKSVGETMAIGRTFKESFQKALRGLEVGRFGFGCDGKDLWGTDEQPADDEIRAKLSKPNAERPWYIRYALKSGMTVAQLYDITGIDPWFGDQMMQLVEYEDELAAIGSISEITDEQLLKAKRWGFSDRQLATLLHSSEMEVRGERKKRGITAIYKSVDTCAAEFEAYTPYYYSTYEIENEVPAKNPEQKRIMILGGGPNRIGQGIEFDYCCCHASFALKELGIESVMVNSNPETVSTDYDTSDLLFFEPLTTEDVLNICDVVQPDGVIVQFGGQTPLNLARGLANAGVPIIGTSVDTIDAAEDREQFQQLLNRLNLKQPANAIARNMSQARAEASKVGYPALVRPSFVLGGRAMEICYDDKQFERFVAEAFLVAQGQPVLIDRFLEDATEVDVDCISDGENVIVSGVMEHIEEAGVHSGDSACVIPPYSLPGPIVQEIREATIAMAKYLKVVGLMNVQFAVKQEDGVTNVYVLEVNPRASRTVPFVAKATGMPVAKIAAKVMTGCTLPELGITGEPIPAHVSIKESVFPFRKFAGVDIVLGPEMRSTGEVMGISERFSLAFAKCQLAAGVLLPQPEDGKIFVSVSGRHKDQIADISARLRDMGYELLATDGTARRLEEAGVPAQRIKKLAEGHPNLLDLMIDGAVSLVMNTPNGKGARTDEGRIRAAAVQHGIPCITTIQAAEAATKAMEALRQEEMEVESLQDRFKQVKIHQTT encoded by the coding sequence GTGCCGCGACGCGACGATATCAAAAAGATCTTGATCATTGGTTCCGGTCCTATTGTGATCGGTCAGGCCTGCGAGTTCGACTATTCCGGCACCCAGGCCTGCAAAGCGCTTCGAGAAGAAGGTTACGAGGTGGTGTTGGTCAACTCCAACCCAGCCACCATCATGACCGACCCGGACACGGCCGATTCGACCTACATCGAACCGCTGACCGTCGACATCCTGGAAAAGATCATCGCCAAAGAAAAGCCATGTGCCTTGCTGCCCACGCTAGGTGGCCAGACAGGGCTGAACCTGGCCATGGATCTCGACAAGCACGGAATTCTGGAAAAGTACGGCGTCGAAATGATCGGTGCCCGGGCCGACGTCATCGCCAAGGCGGAAGAACGCGAACAATTCAAGCAGGCCATGGGCAAGATTGGTCTGGAAGTCTGCAAGGGGGCCACGGTCCATACCGTTGCCGAAGCTCGGGCCGTGCTGGATGAAGTGGGCCTGCCGGCGGTCGTTCGCCCCAGCTTCACAATGGGTGGTTCCGGCTCCAGCATCGCGTACAACCGTGAAGAGTTCGACTCGCTGGTTCGCAACGGTCTCGATCAATCGCCGGTCACCGAAGTGCTGATCGAAGAATCGATCATCGGCTGGAAAGAGTACGAGATGGAAGTGATGCGTGACCGCGACGACAACGTCGTAATCATCTGCTCCATCGAAAACTTCGATCCGATGGGCGTGCACACCGGCGACAGCATCACCGTCGCCCCGGCCCAAACGCTGACCGATAAAGAATACCAACGCATGCGTGACGCCTCGCTGGCGGTCATTCGCGAGATTGGCGTCGAGACTGGCGGCTCGAACATTCAGTTCGCTTGCGATCCGAAATCAGACCGCATGATCGTCATCGAGATGAACCCCCGCGTGAGCCGCAGCTCGGCGTTGGCTTCCAAGGCGACCGGCTTCCCCATAGCCAAGATCGCCGCCAAGCTGGCCGTGGGTTATCGTCTGCACGAACTGCCCAACGACATTACCCGCGAGACGCTGGCCTGCTTCGAGCCTTCGATCGACTACGTCGTCACCAAGATTCCTCGCTTCGCCTTCGAGAAGTTCCCCGAGGCCGACAGCACGCTGACCACTCAGATGAAAAGCGTCGGCGAAACGATGGCAATCGGCCGCACGTTTAAGGAGTCGTTCCAGAAAGCGCTGCGTGGCCTGGAAGTGGGCCGCTTCGGTTTCGGCTGCGACGGCAAAGACCTGTGGGGTACGGACGAACAGCCAGCCGACGACGAAATCCGCGCGAAGCTCTCGAAGCCCAATGCCGAGCGTCCCTGGTACATCCGCTACGCACTCAAGTCTGGCATGACGGTCGCCCAGTTGTACGATATCACCGGCATCGACCCGTGGTTCGGCGATCAGATGATGCAGCTTGTCGAATACGAAGACGAACTGGCCGCGATTGGTTCGATCAGCGAAATCACCGACGAGCAGCTCTTGAAAGCCAAACGCTGGGGTTTCTCCGACCGCCAACTGGCGACCCTGCTCCACAGTAGTGAGATGGAGGTCCGCGGCGAGCGAAAGAAACGCGGCATCACCGCGATTTACAAGTCGGTCGATACGTGCGCCGCTGAATTTGAAGCCTACACGCCGTACTATTACTCGACCTACGAAATCGAAAACGAAGTCCCTGCCAAGAATCCGGAACAGAAACGGATCATGATTCTGGGTGGCGGTCCTAACCGAATCGGCCAGGGGATCGAGTTCGATTACTGCTGCTGCCATGCTTCATTTGCCCTGAAGGAACTAGGCATCGAATCGGTGATGGTCAACAGCAACCCGGAAACGGTCAGTACCGACTACGACACTTCCGACTTGCTGTTCTTTGAACCGCTGACGACCGAAGACGTCTTGAACATTTGCGACGTCGTTCAGCCCGATGGCGTCATCGTTCAGTTCGGCGGTCAGACGCCGCTGAACCTGGCCCGCGGTCTGGCCAACGCTGGCGTGCCGATCATCGGGACCAGCGTCGATACGATCGATGCCGCCGAAGACCGCGAACAGTTCCAGCAGCTGCTCAATCGCTTGAACCTGAAGCAGCCAGCCAACGCGATTGCCCGCAACATGAGCCAGGCCCGTGCTGAAGCAAGCAAGGTTGGTTACCCGGCACTGGTTCGCCCCAGCTTTGTGCTCGGCGGCCGCGCGATGGAGATTTGCTACGACGACAAGCAGTTCGAGCGATTCGTGGCCGAAGCGTTTCTGGTCGCCCAGGGACAACCGGTGCTGATCGACCGCTTCCTGGAAGATGCTACCGAAGTTGACGTCGACTGCATCAGCGACGGCGAGAACGTCATCGTCTCGGGCGTGATGGAACACATCGAAGAAGCAGGCGTGCACAGTGGTGACTCGGCCTGCGTGATTCCACCGTACAGCTTGCCGGGACCGATCGTGCAGGAAATTCGCGAGGCGACCATCGCCATGGCGAAGTACTTGAAGGTCGTGGGCCTGATGAACGTTCAGTTCGCCGTGAAGCAGGAAGATGGCGTCACCAACGTTTATGTCCTGGAAGTGAATCCTCGTGCCAGCCGGACGGTGCCGTTTGTCGCCAAGGCAACCGGCATGCCGGTCGCTAAGATCGCCGCCAAGGTGATGACGGGCTGCACGCTGCCGGAACTAGGCATCACCGGCGAACCGATCCCGGCACACGTTTCGATCAAAGAGTCGGTCTTCCCGTTCCGCAAGTTCGCTGGCGTCGACATTGTGCTCGGCCCCGAAATGCGATCGACCGGTGAAGTGATGGGGATCAGCGAACGGTTCAGCCTGGCGTTCGCCAAGTGCCAGCTGGCCGCCGGCGTGTTGCTTCCGCAACCGGAAGACGGCAAGATCTTTGTCAGTGTCTCCGGACGTCACAAGGATCAGATCGCCGACATCTCGGCCCGTCTGCGAGACATGGGTTACGAGCTTCTCGCCACCGACGGTACGGCCCGCCGACTGGAAGAAGCTGGCGTGCCTGCCCAGCGGATCAAGAAACTGGCAGAAGGTCACCCGAACCTGCTGGACCTGATGATCGACGGTGCCGTTTCCCTGGTGATGAACACGCCCAACGGCAAAGGTGCCCGAACCGACGAAGGCCGCATCCGCGCCGCCGCCGTCCAACATGGCATCCCCTGCATCACCACCATCCAAGCCGCCGAAGCCGCCACCAAGGCGATGGAAGCGCTGCGGCAGGAAGAGATGGAAGTCGAATCGCTGCAAGACCGCTTCAAGCAGGTGAAGATTCATCAGACGACGTAA
- a CDS encoding sigma-54 interaction domain-containing protein, which translates to MGDVYRLTRKVAQTNASVLLLGETGTGKEMIASSVHRLSQRASGPFVKVNCGALSESLLESELFGHVRGAFTGAIGNRTGRFEAAHGGSIFLDEINSTTLHLQVKLLRVLQEREFERVGDTATIRVDTRVIAASNRHLLEEVGEGKFREDLYWRLNVVPIRIPPLRERREDIPELVAHFLNVYSEVNDRHVVHIQREAMEALQDHNWPGNVRELQNYVERAVVLAEGDELAIDLLPPEIRSGDNRSAMSLGRGVADFDTLAFEVVQQGLQDADPEAEDLHSRVVNRVEKELIVQVMSSCANVQTKAATRLGINRNTLHKKLKEYEIES; encoded by the coding sequence ATGGGGGACGTCTATCGTCTCACGCGTAAAGTTGCCCAGACGAATGCTTCGGTGCTTCTGTTGGGGGAAACAGGTACCGGTAAGGAAATGATCGCCTCGTCGGTGCACCGCCTGAGCCAACGTGCGTCAGGCCCGTTCGTGAAGGTGAACTGCGGTGCTTTAAGTGAAAGCCTGCTCGAAAGCGAACTGTTCGGTCACGTTCGCGGGGCGTTTACCGGGGCAATCGGTAATCGTACCGGTCGTTTTGAAGCAGCCCATGGCGGCAGTATTTTTCTCGACGAAATCAACTCTACGACGCTGCACCTGCAGGTAAAACTGCTGCGTGTGCTGCAAGAACGCGAATTCGAGCGCGTCGGTGACACGGCCACGATCCGGGTCGATACCCGCGTCATTGCGGCGAGTAACCGACACCTGCTGGAAGAAGTCGGCGAAGGGAAGTTCCGCGAAGACTTGTACTGGCGGCTCAATGTCGTTCCGATCCGAATTCCACCCCTGCGCGAACGCCGCGAAGACATCCCGGAACTGGTCGCCCACTTCCTGAACGTCTATAGCGAAGTCAACGATCGCCACGTGGTTCACATCCAGCGCGAAGCGATGGAAGCACTGCAGGACCACAACTGGCCAGGCAACGTTCGCGAACTGCAGAACTACGTTGAACGCGCCGTCGTTCTGGCCGAAGGGGACGAACTGGCCATTGACCTGCTACCGCCTGAGATTCGCAGTGGTGATAACCGCTCGGCGATGAGTCTCGGCCGCGGTGTGGCCGACTTCGATACGCTGGCCTTTGAAGTCGTTCAGCAGGGCCTGCAAGATGCCGATCCGGAAGCGGAAGACCTGCATTCACGCGTAGTTAATCGCGTTGAGAAAGAGCTGATCGTGCAGGTCATGTCTTCGTGTGCCAACGTCCAAACCAAGGCCGCCACACGCCTGGGCATCAACCGCAATACGCTTCACAAGAAGCTGAAAGAGTACGAGATCGAATCGTGA
- a CDS encoding metallophosphoesterase family protein, producing MSLLRRSFLQTLFGGSLAMTGGIALAEESNSTASTTDRPFTAAFLTDTHQPAGNGEVMKKVERLLTEIQSREEAPGLFVFGGDNVMAVDGGQSDQQTDVQFQQWKENVIDRLMVPSVSCIGNHDIRWKDHAKDQPESYQEKKRAVETFGMPSRYYAAEHGGWQFFLLDTFQYQGCEIDEAQWKWFEEELAKSDKPACVVTHAPLMSVTHFYEPSTDKGLGKGYVVPSGWSPQRLADLRTLFRKHPRVKLCLSGHMHTVDRVDVDDTTYICGGAVSGNWWGGKEYLGCPACWIELKLYPDGSWSHERHAWS from the coding sequence ATGTCTCTCTTACGTCGCTCTTTCCTACAGACTTTGTTTGGTGGCAGCCTGGCCATGACCGGCGGCATTGCCTTGGCCGAGGAATCCAACTCGACTGCTTCGACAACCGATCGCCCCTTCACGGCTGCCTTCCTGACCGATACCCATCAGCCAGCCGGCAACGGAGAAGTCATGAAGAAGGTCGAACGGCTCCTGACTGAGATCCAATCCCGCGAAGAAGCCCCTGGGCTGTTCGTCTTTGGCGGAGACAACGTCATGGCCGTCGATGGGGGCCAATCGGACCAACAGACCGACGTCCAATTCCAGCAGTGGAAAGAGAACGTCATCGACCGGCTGATGGTGCCCAGCGTCAGTTGCATCGGCAATCACGACATCCGCTGGAAAGACCACGCCAAAGACCAACCGGAAAGCTACCAGGAAAAGAAGCGCGCTGTCGAAACGTTCGGCATGCCGTCAAGATACTATGCGGCCGAGCATGGCGGTTGGCAGTTCTTTCTGCTCGATACGTTCCAGTATCAGGGATGCGAGATCGACGAGGCTCAGTGGAAGTGGTTCGAGGAAGAACTTGCCAAGAGCGACAAGCCAGCCTGCGTCGTCACCCATGCACCATTGATGTCGGTGACGCACTTCTACGAACCATCCACCGACAAGGGACTGGGCAAAGGATACGTCGTGCCGTCGGGATGGTCGCCTCAGAGACTGGCCGACCTGCGCACCCTGTTCCGCAAGCACCCTCGCGTGAAGCTGTGCCTGAGCGGACACATGCACACGGTCGATCGCGTCGACGTCGACGATACGACGTATATCTGCGGTGGAGCGGTCAGCGGGAACTGGTGGGGCGGAAAAGAATACCTGGGCTGTCCAGCCTGCTGGATCGAATTGAAGCTTTACCCCGATGGCAGCTGGTCGCACGAGCGGCACGCTTGGAGCTAA
- a CDS encoding HEAT repeat domain-containing protein, with amino-acid sequence MQRFPKIAFTIVLFVGSVIACDALAQQPEQPAPAVPVDTAAIQAIKESNPTTAEQLINAAILSADLGRGDLGKAYLNKLIQNDPAEDEVLAAQQKLGTGRIFRLQSIDSLQPEGAKAATMLLTKLDTYFKDPARLNQLVDQLIDKDEVVRKQAARQLMNAGAAAANPLFAVLADPSRDAVRPAAKRMLVRLDRSIHGPLLAALDSSNPLLVAQLVDVAKELDLTQATQFLVGAYVLTDDDQLRSAIGEYLDATVQSRPTEEDVKAYLAKRVKMYLGEGPMFAVNEDGLVDLWTWDAAKNQVVMTPVPLADAEVITAGQLLRDLYAMDETNADVQVQAALAAMQRMGVLGETDAVLQKLVDQHGVELLQSALTKALEDRKFSQAAVVACEQIGATKNADLLIALEGKLSPLASALQSPVYRVRRAAAKAILTIDPKTPYAGSAELLDTLGFMASAQGKRNILLGELHQQNAQRMAGLLSELQLEPVVTPGGREFFKEAYASPDVEAIFISKPLALPAMMETVQILRKDRRTADLPIGIIAPIGEVVHYQLRTKDDPLTVVMIRPNDIEGFVFQLKQLYLSQGRLLVPADEREADAEFAIAEISRMLDAADQYDFYNFLKVEEIAVRRLMDQNVAANVAKLLGKLGTPAAQTALVDYASDPFNPVALRQACADALKAAIERRGILLTKDQIVAQYDRYNASEELDSETQAVRGKILDIIEAPTQDVRFDQPAKIGP; translated from the coding sequence ATGCAACGTTTTCCTAAGATTGCTTTTACGATCGTGCTTTTTGTTGGTTCGGTCATCGCCTGCGATGCCCTGGCTCAGCAACCGGAACAGCCTGCGCCTGCCGTTCCCGTCGATACGGCTGCGATTCAAGCAATCAAGGAATCGAATCCGACCACGGCCGAGCAACTGATCAATGCGGCCATTCTCTCGGCCGATCTTGGTCGAGGTGACTTAGGCAAAGCCTACCTGAACAAGCTGATTCAAAACGATCCCGCCGAAGACGAAGTTTTGGCTGCACAGCAAAAGCTGGGCACAGGGCGGATCTTCCGCCTGCAATCGATCGATTCCCTGCAGCCGGAAGGGGCCAAAGCAGCTACGATGCTGCTGACGAAGCTCGATACGTACTTCAAAGATCCGGCGCGGCTGAATCAGCTTGTCGATCAATTGATCGATAAGGACGAGGTCGTTCGCAAGCAAGCCGCCCGGCAATTGATGAACGCTGGTGCGGCCGCCGCCAATCCTCTCTTCGCCGTGCTGGCCGACCCAAGCCGAGACGCCGTTCGCCCGGCCGCCAAGCGGATGCTGGTTCGTCTTGATCGGTCGATTCACGGTCCGCTTCTCGCCGCTCTCGACAGTTCCAATCCACTGCTGGTGGCTCAGTTGGTTGACGTTGCCAAGGAACTGGACTTGACCCAGGCCACGCAATTCCTGGTGGGGGCCTATGTGCTGACCGACGACGATCAACTGCGATCGGCGATCGGTGAATACCTGGATGCCACGGTCCAATCGCGACCGACCGAAGAGGACGTCAAAGCCTACCTGGCCAAGCGGGTCAAGATGTATCTTGGCGAAGGTCCTATGTTTGCGGTCAACGAAGATGGCCTGGTCGACCTGTGGACGTGGGATGCCGCGAAGAATCAAGTCGTCATGACGCCTGTCCCATTGGCCGATGCGGAAGTGATTACCGCGGGGCAATTGCTTCGTGATCTGTATGCCATGGACGAGACCAATGCGGACGTGCAGGTTCAAGCGGCGCTGGCCGCCATGCAGCGTATGGGTGTCCTCGGTGAGACCGACGCCGTACTCCAGAAGTTGGTCGACCAGCATGGTGTCGAACTGCTGCAATCAGCCCTCACCAAGGCCCTGGAAGATCGTAAGTTCTCCCAGGCCGCGGTCGTTGCCTGCGAGCAGATCGGCGCGACGAAGAACGCGGACCTGCTGATTGCATTAGAAGGAAAACTCAGCCCGTTGGCTTCGGCGCTGCAGTCTCCGGTTTATCGTGTTCGCAGGGCTGCTGCGAAGGCGATCCTGACGATCGATCCCAAGACCCCCTACGCCGGTTCGGCGGAACTGTTGGATACGCTGGGCTTCATGGCCTCGGCCCAGGGGAAGCGGAATATCCTCTTGGGTGAGCTTCATCAACAAAATGCCCAACGCATGGCCGGCTTGTTGTCAGAACTTCAACTCGAACCGGTCGTCACGCCCGGGGGCCGGGAATTCTTCAAAGAGGCTTATGCCTCGCCCGACGTCGAAGCCATCTTCATCAGCAAGCCATTGGCTCTGCCAGCGATGATGGAGACGGTTCAGATTCTTCGAAAAGATCGCCGAACGGCCGACTTGCCGATTGGCATCATCGCACCGATTGGTGAAGTGGTTCATTATCAACTGCGAACCAAGGACGATCCCCTGACCGTCGTCATGATTCGTCCGAACGACATCGAAGGCTTCGTCTTTCAACTGAAGCAGCTTTATCTTTCCCAGGGACGATTGCTGGTTCCAGCCGACGAACGCGAAGCCGATGCCGAATTCGCGATCGCCGAAATCAGCCGCATGCTTGATGCTGCCGACCAGTATGACTTCTACAATTTTCTGAAAGTCGAAGAGATTGCCGTTCGCCGTCTGATGGACCAGAACGTCGCTGCGAATGTTGCCAAGCTGCTTGGCAAACTTGGTACGCCGGCCGCACAGACCGCTTTGGTGGATTATGCCAGCGACCCCTTTAACCCTGTTGCCCTGCGTCAGGCATGTGCCGATGCGTTGAAGGCTGCGATTGAACGTCGCGGTATACTCCTCACCAAAGATCAGATCGTCGCCCAGTACGACCGCTATAACGCCTCGGAGGAATTGGACTCCGAGACGCAGGCCGTGCGAGGCAAAATTCTGGACATCATCGAGGCGCCGACCCAAGACGTTCGTTTCGACCAACCGGCCAAGATCGGCCCGTAG
- the argH gene encoding argininosuccinate lyase has translation MSRNSPSQSGVFHSTVDSRVEKFTESISFDHRLYAQDIRGSIAHAEMLADVGVLTSEEAAQITTALALIKGEIENGDFQFDEKLEDVHMNIESALVDRLGDVGRKLHTGRSRNDQVSTDARLWIRDSIDETDRLLKQLQIAFVGRCDADMDIILPAYTHMQRAQPVLAPHYWLAYTEKFQRDRERLADCRRRVNVCSLGTAALAGTTIPIDRENVAKRLGFEGVAANSIDVSSDRDFLVEYAFVLTMIAEHLSVWADEWVLWSSVEFKFIQVPQQFCTGSSIMPQKINPDVCELIRGKTARVIGNLQSLLVLIKGLPLAYNRDLQEDKERLFDSVDTVHRSLDLTASIVEGATLNTESINSRLEDGFLDATTLMEYLIGKGTPQRTAHHQIGSLVGKAMEKRCRLAELPIEDFTAVNDSLDKSVYDVLGVERAVAAFRSYGSTSPDMVKKQVVRWKEQLELS, from the coding sequence TTGTCCCGGAACAGTCCCTCTCAAAGTGGAGTGTTTCACTCCACAGTCGACTCTCGGGTCGAAAAGTTTACCGAAAGCATCAGCTTCGACCACCGACTGTACGCCCAGGACATCCGCGGTTCGATCGCCCACGCCGAGATGCTTGCCGATGTGGGTGTGTTGACTAGTGAAGAGGCAGCCCAGATCACCACGGCCCTTGCGCTGATTAAGGGCGAGATCGAAAACGGTGACTTCCAGTTCGATGAAAAGCTGGAAGACGTTCATATGAACATCGAGAGCGCGTTAGTCGATCGCTTGGGAGATGTTGGGCGCAAATTGCACACCGGCAGGAGTCGAAATGATCAGGTCTCGACCGACGCCCGGCTTTGGATTCGCGATTCCATCGACGAAACAGATCGATTGCTAAAACAGTTGCAAATCGCGTTCGTCGGTCGCTGCGACGCGGATATGGACATTATTTTACCAGCCTACACGCACATGCAGCGGGCACAGCCGGTGCTGGCCCCGCACTATTGGCTGGCTTACACCGAGAAGTTCCAGCGCGATCGCGAGCGTCTGGCCGACTGCCGTCGTCGCGTCAACGTATGCAGCTTGGGCACCGCCGCTTTGGCGGGCACCACCATTCCGATCGATCGCGAAAACGTAGCCAAGCGGTTGGGATTCGAGGGAGTTGCGGCCAACAGCATCGATGTTTCCAGTGATCGGGACTTCCTGGTGGAGTACGCGTTCGTCCTGACAATGATCGCCGAGCATCTGAGCGTCTGGGCCGACGAATGGGTGTTGTGGTCGAGCGTGGAATTCAAGTTCATCCAGGTTCCCCAGCAGTTCTGCACCGGCAGTTCGATCATGCCGCAGAAGATTAACCCGGACGTCTGTGAACTTATTCGCGGGAAAACAGCTCGGGTGATTGGGAACTTGCAGTCGCTGCTGGTCCTCATTAAGGGACTGCCGCTGGCCTACAACCGGGATCTGCAAGAGGACAAAGAGCGTCTGTTCGATTCGGTCGATACGGTTCACCGGTCCTTAGACCTGACCGCTTCGATTGTCGAAGGCGCGACATTGAATACGGAGTCGATCAACTCGCGGCTGGAAGACGGCTTCCTCGATGCGACCACGCTGATGGAGTACTTGATCGGCAAAGGGACTCCCCAGCGAACGGCCCATCATCAAATCGGCAGCCTGGTAGGCAAGGCCATGGAAAAGCGATGCCGTCTGGCCGAATTGCCGATCGAGGATTTTACGGCCGTTAACGATTCGTTGGATAAATCTGTTTATGACGTCTTGGGAGTGGAGCGAGCGGTTGCTGCATTCCGAAGTTATGGCTCAACCTCGCCTGACATGGTGAAAAAGCAAGTGGTTCGCTGGAAGGAGCAATTAGAATTGAGCTGA
- a CDS encoding DUF2179 domain-containing protein, protein MPGFLLSPDDQAGDRICRFNFGSHPIGRRQMEWLSELSPWVLALLIFLIRMVDVSIGTLRTICVVQGRMGLSVMLGFFEVLIWIAALSQVIMGVSDSPILMVAYAGGFALGNAVGIGLERRLALGSVVVRIIAPEEDAEIVRALRKSGYRATTFEGEGVEGPVDLIYVRCSRREVGKLLKIVKFLKPDVFYTVEPVQEHSERFAEALPHVTGWRAVFKMK, encoded by the coding sequence ATGCCCGGTTTTCTGCTATCCCCGGACGACCAGGCCGGCGATAGAATATGTCGCTTCAATTTCGGTTCACACCCCATCGGTCGTCGTCAAATGGAATGGCTTTCGGAACTTTCTCCCTGGGTTTTGGCGCTGTTGATCTTCCTGATTCGGATGGTCGACGTGTCCATTGGGACCTTGCGCACGATCTGTGTCGTTCAAGGGCGGATGGGCCTATCGGTCATGTTAGGGTTCTTTGAAGTTCTGATTTGGATCGCAGCCCTATCGCAGGTCATCATGGGAGTCTCGGACAGTCCCATTTTGATGGTCGCCTATGCCGGTGGATTCGCGTTGGGGAACGCCGTTGGGATTGGTCTCGAGCGACGATTGGCTTTGGGTTCGGTGGTGGTTCGAATTATTGCCCCGGAAGAAGATGCCGAAATCGTGAGAGCCTTGCGGAAAAGCGGCTATCGGGCGACGACCTTCGAGGGGGAAGGTGTCGAAGGTCCGGTCGATCTGATCTATGTGCGTTGCTCGCGACGAGAGGTCGGCAAGCTGCTGAAGATCGTGAAGTTTCTCAAGCCAGACGTCTTTTACACGGTCGAGCCGGTCCAGGAGCATAGCGAGCGTTTCGCCGAAGCCTTGCCGCACGTGACCGGTTGGCGTGCGGTCTTCAAGATGAAGTGA